GACTTGCGTTGCGATTGGTAAGTCACGGTGTGTTTCCAATGAAACTAAGCCATCAGCGACTGGCCATGGACCAAATGTTCCACTAGGCGCATTCACAAACGCAGCGGTCCGAATATGTTGGTTACGGTACTGTTGTGACGTTTCCGCAAAATACGCTTGACCTAAGCCCGTGTATCGTTGGGGATAGAAATTATGCGAGCCTAATAGATTATCCCGATTTGGGGCGTAATCAGCAATTTGGTCAATATAGTGTGTCCCACGTGAGATATTGACTTCAATTTTCAATCCATAAGGGTTTTGCGTCATCTTGGCTTCTTCAGCACCCGTAAAGCCCTCATCTAAGCGTAATCCCCAGGCACCTAAATCAGCGAAAAAGTGTAAATCATTATATGTGACACCAAGTTGGGCAAACAAACTCGGATTAATATCCAAAATTGTTTTCATGCCTAACTCATTACCAACTGTGATAAGTTGCTTAAATTCTGCCACCACGGTATCAGCATCATCGGTAATTTCAAGTAATGAAGTAAATACCCGCGTATAACCGTATTTTGCAGCTAATTTTAAGTATGCCGCATTTTCTGCAAAACTTGCTTGTGATGGATAAATTGATAATCCTAACTCTGCCATGTGTTAAGCCTCCTCAACAGTATTTTGCTCGATTGCTAATTCTTGACGATCTTGTGCTTTAATAAATGGTAAATACAGTACCACATCTAACGCAAGTAACCCGGCTTGGAGAATAGCCCCCGATACATGTGATCCAGTTGCTAAGAAGCCCGAAATAATCGGTGGCATCGTCCAAGGGATCGCAATCCCAACTGGTGTTGCCACAATGTGCATACTCATTAGTGTATAGGCAATAATCGCATTAATCACCGGCACCAAAATAAATGGAATCAATAAGTAGACGTTCAAGACTACTGGCAACCCAAACATTGTTGGTTCATTAATATTGAACAAGCTCGGCGGTGCGATTAATTTACCCAACGTTTTAAATTTGGCACTCTTAGCGACAATCAATAAAGCAATAATTAGCCCTAGTGTTGCGCCACCACCACCAATGTAGACAAACATGTCCATGAATGGTTGGGTAACAATATTTGGCATCACTGCATCAGGATTTTTAGCATATGCATCCGCATTTACCGCCATCAAGCCTAACCAGATTGGGCTCATAATAGCCCCCGTGATGTTCCCACCATGAACACCCACAAACCAGAACAACGAAGTTAAGATTGTAACGACAATTGCACCGGCTAATGAGCCACCGAATGCTGACAAAGGTTTCCCTAAAATCGCATTCAAGACACCGTGGATGCTTTCCATTGGCGTCTGTTGTAATCCAAGAAAAATAGCCGCAAACAAAATAATAATTACCGCACCAGGAATTAACGCCGCAAATGAATTCGAGACTGCTGGCGGTACTCCTTCCGGCATCTTAATCCGAATATCGCGTTTGATAAACCAAGCAAAGATTCGGGCAGTAATCAAACCAATCAAAATTGCCCCGAATAATCCCGCAGCTCCCATATACGTAAAGTTAAATGATTCTGTTTTTGTACCAGCCGTCAACGCTGCTTTATCAGCAAAACTGAAAAAGCTAGGAGTTGAGATGATATATGCGGATAACGCAATCACCCCGGCACTGTTACCATCGGTATCCAACGCATCCGCATAGCGTTGCGCAATCCCAAACACCGCAATTAACGCCATAATCCCAAATGAACCTTGGTAAATCCGGGCAAACCAGTTAAAGGCACCGGTCTCAATTAAATAATTTTTAAAAGAATCGATTGAAAATCCATTAGCGATTAACAACGCCATCGATCCAACCAATACTAATGGCATCGCGTAGGCAATCCCATCCCGTACCGCACTCAACGCCTTATTACTACCGAGTTTTCCCCCAATAGGCATCAAGTACTTCTCTAGCACACTCATTACTTTGTTCATAAGTCCCCTCCAAACTAGCATATATTAGCTTGGCTATTCATATTGGTTGTTTCATTCCCATTACCGTTTGTTCACCGACATCATGTTAATTCACAGCACTTAAAAACAACCAAGCCGCAATGCTATTGCAATAACAACAATTGTACTTTTAGTACTAAGATAATTGTAACCGTTTTCAAAGGTATATACCATTCTTGACAAATCCAATTTTTCTGGATGAAAAATATAATAATTCATCAAATATATTTTCACATTATACATCATCAATTCATTAACACCAACAAGACCAAGCAACCAGCGCGTTGTTGCTATGTTGATAACACCAATGCGAGCATACATCCCGCCTATTAACTTCATTTGACGACAAACTGCACGGGCGTAAAGACGTAACCAACAATATGCAAAAGGCAGTCACTTGTCGATAAACGGCCAAATGAAAAAGGACTCTTTCTAGCCTTTTCTTTTATTTAAGAATACTCACATACCATGGAATATACCTTAACCACTAGCCTTGAGCACATCACAAAATCAACGATACCTAATTTTATTGATTCTGCCCACTAACGACTGTTTTTCACTAACTTGAGAATTATTACTAACTAACGGAGTGCCGGTAAATTGCTTGGCGGGCGCAGCCTTTACACCGCGACTGGGGTGATATGTGTGTAACACATGTCGCCGCTGAGGATAAGATGAGGAGTCT
This is a stretch of genomic DNA from Periweissella cryptocerci. It encodes these proteins:
- a CDS encoding PTS sugar transporter subunit IIC yields the protein MNKVMSVLEKYLMPIGGKLGSNKALSAVRDGIAYAMPLVLVGSMALLIANGFSIDSFKNYLIETGAFNWFARIYQGSFGIMALIAVFGIAQRYADALDTDGNSAGVIALSAYIISTPSFFSFADKAALTAGTKTESFNFTYMGAAGLFGAILIGLITARIFAWFIKRDIRIKMPEGVPPAVSNSFAALIPGAVIIILFAAIFLGLQQTPMESIHGVLNAILGKPLSAFGGSLAGAIVVTILTSLFWFVGVHGGNITGAIMSPIWLGLMAVNADAYAKNPDAVMPNIVTQPFMDMFVYIGGGGATLGLIIALLIVAKSAKFKTLGKLIAPPSLFNINEPTMFGLPVVLNVYLLIPFILVPVINAIIAYTLMSMHIVATPVGIAIPWTMPPIISGFLATGSHVSGAILQAGLLALDVVLYLPFIKAQDRQELAIEQNTVEEA
- a CDS encoding DUF871 domain-containing protein, with amino-acid sequence MAELGLSIYPSQASFAENAAYLKLAAKYGYTRVFTSLLEITDDADTVVAEFKQLITVGNELGMKTILDINPSLFAQLGVTYNDLHFFADLGAWGLRLDEGFTGAEEAKMTQNPYGLKIEVNISRGTHYIDQIADYAPNRDNLLGSHNFYPQRYTGLGQAYFAETSQQYRNQHIRTAAFVNAPSGTFGPWPVADGLVSLETHRDLPIATQVQEHRLSGLIDDVLIGNAFASEEDLKAAATAFNLVRPQLRVVTQPDLSAADLAVLFKQPQMYRGDRSDYVLRSTMTRVIYKNEAFPPKHTDDVKYADVLIDNEDYGQYKGELQIALQALPNDGRINVVGHIHPEDLALLVLLQPWGQFDLIPANE